The following are encoded in a window of Rhizobium sp. 11515TR genomic DNA:
- a CDS encoding anti-sigma factor family protein: protein MSELNKGQMVTDEQLTAFIDGELDATDRDRIEGLIASDEHVAERFDFLSRSTLPFSEAFQPMLAEAPATKLDAMLAAIPSSKESKVRAAGIGRRGFLAAMAASFVAAIAIDRAVIGIGRKLLKPDEDAEWRAVVAEYLSLYTADTLSAPAGDHAQQVAQLNEVGAKLNLPLAPEAIAMPGIEFKRAQILNYDSKPLAQIAYLDPESGPMALCIVQSTRGMAAPDMENRRGMNVVYWSSATHAFMLIGHASIDRMQQLAADVRANLIA from the coding sequence ATGAGTGAATTGAACAAAGGACAGATGGTTACGGACGAACAGCTCACCGCCTTCATCGATGGCGAGCTGGATGCTACCGACCGCGATAGGATCGAGGGGCTAATCGCTAGCGACGAGCATGTGGCGGAGCGTTTCGATTTTCTGTCGCGCAGCACGCTGCCCTTTTCTGAGGCGTTTCAGCCGATGCTCGCCGAGGCGCCGGCTACGAAGCTGGATGCCATGCTTGCCGCCATTCCCTCGTCAAAGGAAAGCAAGGTCCGCGCCGCTGGCATTGGCCGCCGTGGTTTCTTGGCCGCAATGGCCGCGAGTTTCGTAGCCGCCATCGCCATCGACCGCGCGGTGATCGGCATCGGCCGTAAGCTTTTGAAGCCGGACGAGGATGCCGAATGGCGTGCCGTCGTGGCGGAATATCTTTCGCTCTATACAGCGGATACACTGAGTGCTCCGGCCGGAGACCATGCGCAGCAGGTCGCACAGTTGAATGAGGTCGGTGCCAAGTTGAATCTGCCGCTGGCGCCCGAGGCAATTGCCATGCCGGGCATAGAGTTCAAGCGTGCTCAGATCCTGAACTATGACAGCAAGCCACTCGCCCAGATCGCCTATCTCGACCCGGAAAGCGGCCCGATGGCGCTCTGCATCGTTCAGTCCACCAGGGGTATGGCCGCGCCGGACATGGAAAATCGTCGCGGCATGAATGTCGTCTATTGGTCGAGCGCCACACACGCCTTCATGTTGATCGGTCATGCGTCGATAGACCGGATGCAGCAACTAGCGGCTGATGTCAGGGCGAACCTCATCGCCTGA